One Fusarium poae strain DAOMC 252244 chromosome 4, whole genome shotgun sequence DNA window includes the following coding sequences:
- a CDS encoding hypothetical protein (BUSCO:45843at5125), protein MQQNHITNPNEPFPKPQALASATTTHAQGRFRISTRKLPISKAGTIDALTDKIGIPMPEMIFGENLVGIEHIPSGWSLNFNTPDALDAVDKTDRHMLKVAYARDWESTREGTTQGIKEVVKPYDWSYSTTYTGSVDPSAKQFAPTENMIPIELLKRRDPILFFDEVMLFESELDDNGISIFSAKVRVHEKRMLLLCRLFMRLDNVILRIRDTRVYVDFETDEVVREYSAQEETYENVKRKLQMSGRLPDDITIALRDPNTLAPLLPLVEHRAEAVKLSV, encoded by the exons ATGCAGCAGAATCATATAACAAACCCCAATGAACCCTTCCCGAAGCCACAGGCCCTGGCATCGGCGACAACGACACATGCTCAAGGTCGATTTCGCATCTCGACGCGCAAACTACCCATCTCCAAGGCCGGCACTATCGACGCACTCACCGACAAGATTGGTATCCCAATGCCCGAGATGATCTTTGGTGAAAATCTCGTCGGGATTGAGCATATACCTTCTGGCTGGTCCCTGAACTTCAACACCCCGGACGCCCTCGACGCCGTCGACAAGACAGATCGACATATGCTCAAGGTTGCATATGCTCGAGATTGGGAGAGTACCCGGGAAGGCACTACGCAAGGTATCAAGGAGGTTGTGAAGCCCTACGACTGGAGCTACTCGACAACGTATACTGGGAGTGTCGATCCCTCGGCCAAACAGTTTGCGCCTACAGAGAATATGATTCCGATCGAGCTGCTGAAGCGCCGCGATCCCATCCTTTTCTTCGACGAGGTCATGTTGTTCGAGAGCGAGCTAGACGACAACGGCATAAGTATTTTCAGCGCCAAAGTTCGTGTTCATGAGAAGCGCATGCTTTTGCTGTGCCGGCTATTCATGCGACTTGATAACGTCATCCTGCGAATCCGCGACACTCGGGTCTATGTTGACTTTGAGACCGACGAGGTCGTTCGTGAATATTCGGCGCAGGAAGAGACGTATGAAAACGTCAAGAGA AAACTGCAAATGTCCGGCAGACtgcctgatgatatcacaaTCGCACTGCGGGATCCTAACACCCTAGCGCCATTACTGCCGCTGGTTGAGCATCGAGCGGAAGCTGTAAAGCTGAGTGTATGA
- a CDS encoding hypothetical protein (BUSCO:46830at5125), giving the protein MPRATRARRVAAQSAKPHARSPSPDTQDEQDNRPEQKDKSPERGRRRTTRSSGARVSTANEEDVLAANRRRDAALDKLGRENPTSTTSHTAEEVDSGSSVEGGRRTAATPTHRRDASGLDLADSVFLDLDESFGLGDDSTHLGLGSNNNSSLNLSNFGRRSRQSSIIGRNDPPIRPSSRGGNTPSISSTLHFGAFKRRAREPSILGTARKPRPEENAVGQEPDSESEDDFAPEAESTPVNNRRRTQPKAELEIEVPVSPDVSAGPKHRKRKSEDALPSSERPEKMSRIDSDLELSEGEAGPAPETIDSDAESDSSLSDLGSPLGPSPILPERPVTPINNDELMALPASSDSEDANWPDIHTLAKRRRRPSITTPVRADNFSDVSSPPSLTHSPNYAETQKPRGRAATRRQQPAPKVTTADLTSLLPKRHYKKQREPGVESDEEHDTSGIGEDEDELSYVGGRGARQRRGRRSTSRGGAKRPGSRGGRTTQALNPKQTGSGKQIARNAQTYSRRSSDKENENEGASGDEDQHDNSRFQPLPDNTFEDESAENASTPSADELRQAARKFKEVDRWELDFEEVTQSSSPLAR; this is encoded by the coding sequence ATGCCTCGAGCTACACGTGCGCGCCGTGTGGCTGCACAGTCCGCCAAACCTCATGCACGATCACCTTCACCCGATACGCAAGACGAACAAGACAATCGACCTGAGCAGAAAGACAAGTCACCAGAAAGAGGTCGTAGACGAACAACGCGGTCTTCGGGTGCTCGTGTTAGTACGGCCAACGAGGAAGATGTTCTTGCTGCGAACCGGCGACGCGATGCAGCTCTTGATAAGCTAGGCAGAGAGAATCCTACTTCTACAACGAGCCACACTGCTGAAGAGGTAGATTCCGGTAGCTCTGTTGAAGGTGGACGACGGACGGCAGCCACACCAACACATCGGAGAGACGCGAGTGGGCTTGATTTGGCCGATAGCGTTTTTCTCGACCTTGACGAAAGCTTTGGACTTGGTGATGATAGTACGCACTTGGGGCTTGGCTCGAACAACAACTCGTCTCTCAATTTGAGCAATTTTGGGCGCAGATCGCGTCAGTCCAGCATCATTGGTCGAAACGACCCTCCCATCAGACCTAGCAGCCGCGGCGGTAACACCCCTAGTATTAGCTCTACGCTTCACTTCGGTGCTTTCAAGCGACGAGCCCGAGAGCCAAGTATCCTAGGAACTGCACGAAAGCCGCGACCAGAAGAAAATGCTGTAGGACAGGAGCCGGACTCGGAGAGCGAGGATGACTTTGCGCCTGAAGCTGAATCCACTCCGGTCAACAACAGACGGAGAACACAACCTAAAGCCGAGCTCGAAATCGAGGTTCCAGTATCCCCAGATGTTTCAGCAGGGCCTAAGCATAGGAAACGAAAGAGTGAAGACGCGCTCCCAAGCAGCGAACGGCCGGAGAAGATGTCGCGGATTGATAGCGATCTGGAGCTATCTGAGGGCGAAGCGGGACCTGCGCCGGAGACCATCGACTCAGATGCCGAAAGTGACTCCTCACTATCGGATCTTGGGTCTCCTTTGGGACCATCGCCTATCCTCCCCGAACGGCCCGTTACACCGATCAACAACGATGAGCTCATGGCCCTACCGGCCAGCAGCGATTCAGAAGACGCGAATTGGCCCGATATTCATACCCTGGCCAAGAGACGCCGACGACCCTCTATTACAACACCAGTTCGTGCTGACAACTTCTCCGACGTTTCCTCTCCTCCATCTTTAACCCATTCTCCTAATTATGCCGAAACCCAAAAGCCTCGGGGACGAGCTGCAACCCGACGTCAACAACCTGCACCCAAAGTCACAACTGCGGATCTAACGAGCCTGCTTCCAAAACGTCACTACAAGAAGCAGCGAGAGCCAGGAGTGGAGAGTGATGAAGAGCATGACACATCTGGCATtggcgaggatgaggacgagcTTTCATATGTTGGCGGCCGAGGGGCACGTCAAAGACGAGGTAGGCGATCGACAAGCCGCGGTGGTGCAAAACGACCAGGTTCGAGGGGTGGGCGAACAACACAGGCTCTGAATCCCAAACAAACTGGTTCCGGCAAACAGATAGCGCGCAATGCACAAACCTACTCACGCCGCTCATCAGACAAggagaacgagaacgaggGAGCCAGTGGTGACGAGGATCAGCACGATAATAGTCGTTTTCAACCACTCCCAGACAATACGTTTGAAGATGAAAGCGCCGAGAATGCAAGCACGCCGTCTGCAGACGAGCTCAGACAAGCAGCAAGGAAGTTCAAAGAAGTTGACAGGTGGGAGCTTGATTTCGAAGAGGTAACGCAGAGCTCTTCTCCGCTCGCGCGGTGA